One genomic segment of Tubulanus polymorphus chromosome 4, tnTubPoly1.2, whole genome shotgun sequence includes these proteins:
- the LOC141903224 gene encoding uncharacterized protein LOC141903224, which translates to MSYIYYKFKSSIDYDTITFDGVNISLADFKKAIIHKKRLGKSQAEFDLQVKNAQTGIEYASNDLLPKNASVIISRVPLSLKSWDPIVAPIKEDGNSPHSSMAADQRLTFEQLRKTADLAGANASEDDKIRAMMSQSTRDYDPSNYQYRPRFPTGTPGPTYTCHRCGKAGHFITNCPNKLKDVPDTRIRRSTGIPNSFLTRVEDVNDLASSKGVMLTAHGHLAISSFQQEAYKQGKQEKRPFVQQNVAVEVIAEKQDIPSELKCSLCNDLLRDAVVIPCCGNSYCDDCIRNALLETEEHVCPFCKSNGVSPDSLIANQYLRKAVINYLNESGYTKVQPTPLAPTQPVQIQQAPPVMNHPPNAPVINNHPALDVAGPPSSSTMIPVKTAAPVTIAAPSQMHTTQSLPPKQGGHSSYEPPVPGSTGETPDDIFTIGTIDNKIRHRHGYTHDTVPPGNLPANAHVTNSSNGGPQSVPSIVKGSYHYSDPNAPPGLRPGLPPGIIPPGAPLRPFMPLRPPIRPGFMPPPGIPPATFPPRPPLRPGFIPPPMTKEEFYREQKRMQTMMRQDKKPVDPIDLFAKELLEKRRRSKSRSRSPYYQSSKTRVHSRSPRRSSRSRTRSPATRPRPARSYSRSRTRSPRPRSRTRSPRPRSRTRSRTRSRTRSRTPVKRVKRSYTPRSRSRSPRARSPRPRSRTRSRTPPPPLKKRLRSRSKSRSRVRSRSPIRRRSISPYASRRHPLRTPVRRPPMRRPRSRSPGYIHDGWPPPPPPPHPQGYRDRDWPPHARFSRSPERYPYSPYGAPPPHPHPPPSFYPSPYGYEDYYRDHYSRENYPPPPMYPPHVSPQRKPQPQPLPPGASPETYILQQPPHDAMSEKNDDKEAAHNRRDGRRRRDERKEATNSSTGGSRGRHGDSKTGDRHDSHHRDYHERNHGDKHDNDNKRSHNRSRPDGEHRGDHKKDDRKNSDAKDAASKDPQNADKESNASNGDSVKKEKAIDAAAGATAKEDTATTPSKKKIKLTLNKRAFDKTQPKEESKSEGAKNSDSEKAPVDDPPASETVAKKSSKKHKKKDKVKKSKKDKSKSSSSSATEKKRSSKSDSAKKREKRKTSQQSDVAKTDDDRGKESDVKTTTSEKEMDTEEDDTNAELKDVSVDIAADDIELAEATHSETEEIVERNSQSAEKDLEGLPELSKWERVGASDSANEDDGPKHKTSPKKPLPRSVIDRAEKAITNKPFRGLPSVVQSSRGPSPPKTKPVRRVFLDTGVEDGKVLIKSNSDLRHKLESGRKDRDRGWSGRSSDKSDRADSGLVAKPLKIKRDHLSSSSSGKEKSADKRKVEKASDKDSKEARKDSSSKSKSSSSRDGDKDQKSSSKEKKEGDRRKSSSVETERKSASSVSTSKTKRESDKSEKRKDREDDNEDEEGATKKMKTEESAEKPREKSKSKTPDLKDNVENAETSATAADDDDDDEEIKRLEEQKKALDRKISVIDEANFEPDYNENTDESDDDDDEDGKSDDSDDSSNDSAKETAAKKSAKKVKHKKHKKHKKHKKHSSSHKHKKHKKTTKED; encoded by the exons ATGGCTGCAGATCAACGATTGACTTTTGAACAACTGCGTAAG ACTGCTGATCTCGCCGGAGCTAACGCGTCGGAGGATGATAAAATTCGCGCCATGATGTCCCAGTCGACTCGAGATTACGACCCGTCAAA TTATCAGTACCGTCCACGGTTTCCGACCGGAACACCGGGTCCCACTTATACGTGTCACAGATGTGGAAAAGCTGGTCATTTCATCACGAATTGTCCGAACAAACTGAAG GATGTTCCCGATACTCGAATACGACGAAGTACAGGAATACCGAATAGCTTCCTCACTCGCGTTGAAGACGTTAATGATCTCGCTTCCAGTAAAGGAGTCATGTTAACTGCCCACGGACATTTAGCCATCAGTTCATTTCAGCA AGAGGCGTACAAACAGGGCAAACAGGAGAAACGACCGTTCGTTCAACAGAACGTAGCCGTCGAAGTGATCGCGGAAAAACAGGACATTCCGTCGGAGTTGAAATGCTCGCTGTGTAACGATCTATTGAGAGATGCCGTTGTGATTCCGTGTTGTGGAAACAGTTATTGCGATGATT gtaTCCGTAATGCTTTATTGGAAACGGAGGAACACGTGTGCCCGTTCTGTAAGAGTAACGGCGTCTCTCCGGACAGTTTGATCGCCAATCAATATCTACGTAAAGCCGTCATCAATTATCTAAATGAATCCGGCTACACGAAAGTACAGCCAACCCCTCTAGCACCTACCCAACCAGTGCAAATACAACAG GCGCCGCCTGTTATGAATCATCCTCCGAACGCACCGGTGATCAACAATCACCCGGCGCTCGACGTAGCCGGACcgccgtcgtcgtcgacgaTGATTCCGGTGAAGACGGCGGCGCCGGTGACCATCGCGGCGCCGTCGCAGATGCACACGACGCAATCGCTGCCGCCGAAACAAGGCGGCCATTCGTCGTACGAGCCGCCGGTGCCGGGATCGACTGGCGAGACCCCGGACGACATATTCACAATCGGAACTATCGATAACAAAATAAG ACATCGGCACGGATATACACATGATACAGTACCACCGGGTAATCTACCTGCTAATGCTCATGTTaccaattcatcaaatggcGGG cctcAAAGCGTACCTTCTATCGTAAAGGGCAGCTACCACTACAGCGACCCTAATGCCCCTCCTG GTTTGCGACCGGGTTTACCCCCTGGAATAATACCCCCAGGAGCTCCTCT AAGGCCGTTTATGCCTCTTAGACCTCCGATTAGACCGGGATTCATGCCACCGCCGGGAATTCCTCCGGCTACGTTTCCTCCGCGACCGCCGCTGCGTCCGGGTTTCATTCCGCCGCCGATGACGAAGGAAGAATTTTATCGCGAGCAGAAACGCATGCAAACCATGATGCGCCAGGACAA GAAGCCGGTCGATCCTATCGATTTATTCGCCAAAGAACTGCTGGAAAAACGAAGACGATCGAAGAGTCGAAGTCGAAg TCCGTATTACCAATCGTCTAAAACACGCGTCCACTCGCGCTCACCTCGTCGATCGTCGAGGTCGCGTACGCGGTCACCGGCGACGCGACCTCGACCGGCTCGTTCGTACAGTCGATCGAGAACTAGGTCGCCGCGACCTCGTTCTAGAACGCGCTCGCCGAGACCGCGCTCGAGAACGAGGTCTCGTACGCGTTCCAGGACCAGATCTCGGACGCCGGTCAAAAGAGTGAAAAg GTCATACACGCCGAGATCAAGGTCGAGGAGTCCGAGAGCACGAAGTCCGAGGCCGCGTTCCCGAACGCGATCGCGCACGCCACCACCGCCGCTGAAAAAACGATTACGAAGCCGTAGTAAATCGCGATCGAGAGTTCGTTCGAGGTCGCCGATCCGACGACGTTCGATATCGCCGTACGCGTCGCGACGACATCCGTTACGCACGCCGGTACGTCGGCCTCCGATGCGGCGCCCTCGCTCGCGATCGCCCGGGTACATACACGACGGCTGGcctccgccgccgccgccgccgcatcCGCAGGGTTATAGAGACAGAGACTGGCCGCCGCACGCTCGGTTCTCACGATCTCCGGAACGATATCCGTATTCTCCGTACGGCGCGCCTCCACCTCATCCACATCCTCCGCCTTCGTTTTATCCATCTCC GTACGGATACGAAGACTACTACAGAGATCATTACAGTCGTGAAAATTACCCCCCTCCCCCGATGTATCCGCCGCACGTATCACCTCAGCGTAAACCTCAACCGCAGCCGTTACCGCCGGGAGCGAGTCCCGAGACGTACATCCTTCAACAACCGCCGCACGACGCGATGAGCGAGAAAAACGACGACAAAGAAGCGGCGCATAATCGTAGAGACGGCAGACGTCGAAGGGACGAGAGGAAAGAGGCTACGAACAGCAGCACCGGCGGCAGTCGGGGTCGACACGGCGATAGTAAAACCGGCGATCGACACGACAGTCATCATCGAGACTATCACGAGCGTAACCACGGCGATAAACACGACAACGACAACAAACGAAGCCACAATCGTAGTCGCCCGGACGGGGAACATCGCGGCGATCATAAAAAAGACGATCGTAAGAATTCCGACGCGAAAGACGCCGCTTCGAAGGATCCTCAGAACGCGGATAAAGAAAGTAACGCGTCGAACGGCGACTCAGTTAAAAAGGAAAAGGCCATCGATGCGGCTGCGGGCGCGACTGCGAAAGAGGACACGGCGACTACGCCTTCGAAGAAGAAAATCAAGTTAACTCTGAATAAAAGAGCGTTCGATAAAACGCAACCTAAAGAAGAATCGAAATCCGAAGGTGCTAAGAATTCGGACTCCGAAAAAGCGCCCGTCGACGATCCTCCCGCGAGCGAAACCGTCGCGAAGAAATCTAGTAAGaaacacaagaagaaagacAAAGTTAAGAAGTCGAAGAAAGATAAAAGcaagtcgtcgtcgtcgtcggcgaCGGAGAAGAAACGCTCGTCGAAAAGCGATTCGGCGAAGAAGAGAGAAAAACGCAAAACGTCGCAGCAAAGCGACGTCGCGAAGACGGACGACGATCGCGGGAAAGAGAGCGACGTTAAAACGACGACAAGCGAGAAGGAAATGGACACCGAGGAAGACGACACGAACGCCGAGTTGAAAGACGTCAGCGTCGACATCGCGGCCGACGATATCGAACTCGCCGAGGCGACGCACTCGGAAACCGAGGAGATCGTCGAACGCAATAGTCAAAGCGCGGAAAAGGATCTGGAAGGATTACCGGAACTTTCCAAGTGGGAACGCGTCGGCGCGTCGGATTCGGCCAACGAGGACGACGGCCCGAAACATAAAACATCGCCTAAGAAACCTCTTCCGAG ATCTGTGATAGACCGAGCTGAGAAAGCGATTACGAATAAACCATTCCGCGGATTACCGTCAGTCGTTCAGTCGTCGAGAGGACCGAGTCCGCCGAAAACGAAACCAGTGCGTCGCGTGTTCTTGGATACTGGAGTTGAAGACGGCAAGGTTCTAATCAAATCCAACTCCGATTTGCGTCATAAATTGGAGAGCGGTCGTAAAGATCGCGATCGCGGATGGAGCGGACGTAGTAGCGATAAATCGGATAGGGCCGATTCGGGACTCGTGGCGAAAccgttgaaaataaaacgcGACCATCTCAGTAGCAGTTCAAGCGGTAAAGAGAAGAGCGCCGATAAGAGAAAAGTTGAGAAGGCGAGTGATAAAGACTCGAAAGAAGCTCGGAAAGATTCTTCTTCTAAAAGTAAAAGTAGTAGTAGCCGCGATGGAGATAAAGATCAGAAATCTAGTTCTAAGGAGAAGAAAGAAGGCGACAGACGGAAGTCTTCATCGGTTGAAACGGAACGGAAATCGGCTTCATCCGTTTCGACGTCAAAAACTAAACGCGAATCGGATAAATCTGAGAAAAGGAAAGACAGAGAAGATGATAACGAAGATGAAGAGGGAGCGacgaaaaagatgaaaaccGAGGAGTCTGCGGAGAAACCGCGTGAAAAGAGTAAGAGTAAAACTCCCGATTTGAAAGATAACGTCGAAAATGCGGAAACGTCGGCAACAGCGGcggatgacgatgacgatgacgaggAGATAAAACGATTGGAGGAGCAGAAAAAAGCGCTCGATCGTAAAATATCGGTAATCGACGAGGCGAACTTCGAGCCGGATTATAACGAAAACACCGACGAaagcgacgacgacgacgacgaggacGGGAAAAGCGACGACAGCGATGACAGCTCGAACGACAGCGCGAAAGAAACGGCGGCGAAAAAGTCGGCGAAAAAAGTCAAACATAAAAAACACAAGAAACATAAGAAACACAAGAAGCATAGCAGCAGTCATAAACACAAAAAACACAAGAAAACAACTAAAGAAGATTGA